In Telopea speciosissima isolate NSW1024214 ecotype Mountain lineage chromosome 10, Tspe_v1, whole genome shotgun sequence, the DNA window CTTCAATTAGATGTAGAAGTTTGGCATGCATAGTAATTTTTTTTCAGATTATCAGGTGCGATCGCTTTGGACGAGTAGTTCCTGTGCATTAAATCTCTGTGGTATTGCATGGGGTAAGGATTGACCTCTTTTATGAGCTCGGATTTGGGGGTCCTTGGTATGTCTTTGAAAGATAGTCATTTGTTTAAGTTTTGTTTCTACAATGAACTTTGATGTGATTCATGATTTAATTGCTGGGCTTCGGCACTCAGGGATGTGGCAGGTGGAGCTGTAATTGTTCAAGAAGCTGGTGGACTGGTTTTTGATCCGCAAGTACCAAAATctctggattttttttgtttccttttaaatTTCTGTGTGTTAGGAAAAGGGAACCTTCCCATTCTGCATACCAAGCAGGCAACATGGGTGAACACATTGTTCTGTTGCTCAAGGTTCAAATGAACATAGGACATTAGCACTACAACCTGTGGTTTCAAAAACCGGATGGAATCCGTGGAATAGGCTGATTCGAATTCGAATGGAATGGAGGCCAATTCCAATTTCAGCCGATTCTCTACGAAATTAAATGGATCGGCAAAGAAGTTAATGAAATCTCCATTTCTGATTGTTTATCtccttttgattaaaaaaaacctCTGTTTTGACCAAATCCACATGTTTCTTGGCACAAAAACTCCAGACATCTAAGATCTGAAGGAATCTATCCTCCTCTGATCCCTTTTTCCTTTGGTCTGGAGGATTCCGGCTGATTTGATTCGAAATCAATGGAGAGTGGAGACTGATACGATGCCCTTtttcaagttttaaaaccttgctaCAACCTGGAGAATCAGAAATCCATCTTTAAACTCAACTACCCAACCGAGTCATCAGTTTGTAGTGACCATAATGTCATTTATTCTCAAGAGTAGTCAAGATTTTCTCATGTGCTTTGCTCGAGGTTTTTAACAGAGCAACGTTTGTTTGGATCAGGTCTGGCTGTGATTTTGACATCACATCTCGGAGAGTGGCAGCTTCAAATCCTCATCTCCAGTATGACTTTGTTTTGGCTTTGACGCAAGAAGACTAATGTAGAAGTaattcaactaagaaccactttattgtaggatcgatgataggcCAACAGTAGATTCCAGCAACAATGATCTTAGACTCTAGTTGAGTGATGAACCAATTAGTAGTATTCTCTAGTTTATAGATCTTTTGACCAGCAGCAACAGTGAAGCTTCTATTGTATTTCAGATGTAGATTAACTTACAATACAATATAGTAGAATGTACGAATGAAACAGAAACaatagagaaggggaagaagggggGATAGGTATGGTTCTCTCACCCACAACCTCTCACATTAAATGTCTCTCACATCCATTGCACAAAGCAACATtccatgttttttatttaaatctaaaatcattggttgatcaatgtgatcaatgtagccgactccatttagttgagataaggctgagttgttgttgttggctAATCAATATACCCtcttgcctttatttataattatagcATGGTTACAAAATAGTAACTCCCGTTCTAGCCATTGGGATTTGGAACAgaatacaaaaatagaaaccaaaaaacagagactgaaatagaaaattaagaaaatagaaatttctAAATAAAAACCAAGCCTACTTTTCAAACCTGAACTTAGAAACTATATCTAAgtaggggcgttgttctctgtgccgcagcagttggaggctgtgcccaggcacatgggggtgggcacaatgaccaccctgcccctgcacaggctgcccatgtgcctgggttcAGCCTGCGctatggcacagagaacattctcccatctAACTATTATATGGAAAcaaaagtaattaaaaataaaaagtagttAAAATAGATAGTAAAATATTGTCTTCCACGTAAGTCAATATTCTGGACTGGGCTGCCTCCCATAGCAGATGAATCCAACAATTacactgggctggttttggggccttGTTCATGCGGCTAAACATGGACCTGTGATAAGACACTTCAACCATTTGGAAATTAGAGGTCTTCAGCTAGTCATATTTATAATTTGTACTCTTTACTCAACCTGTGGGTTCCAAATTCTATACATTTCTCCAATTGGATTACAAAAGGGTGAGGAACCAATTTAGAAGTGGGTATAGAAGAATCAAATAAACTATTGATCAAGAACTCTAAATACCCATTGTTACTAGTTGGCTGCTTGTAGTAAGAGGGCTCAAGGATTTGCCTTCAGTGGCTCTGACTCCCCGTCGAGTAACAACAGCTTTGCTAATTGCTAGAGAGGAGACAGCAGGGGACGAGGGTGAGCAACTTCTTAAACCATATTGCTGTGATTCTATTCTGGAGacacccctcccctcccctcctttcAGCCCATCCCATTGGGTGCGAAATCAGTCAAGATAAGATGGGCAAGTAGGCTAGTCCAAATTTCACAGGTCTGATTCAAGACTCAGAAATTTCCTTCTACATGAAGAGGGCACTATTGTAGGACGATTCATGAGTAGCACAAAACAAAGCCGGGCTAGTTTTACTGAGCTCCCTTAAGTTATAAGGGTACCCTTCATTGAAATTGATCATGTCCAAATTACTTATTCTAGCCCACTTGGCTTAAGCATAAAAAATAATTGCTTTTGCCCTATTCTAGCCCATTCAAGTGGATTCTCTGAAAACTGTAAATCATAAGGGTACCCTTCATTGAAATCTTTGTGCTTAAGGACACAAATTATAATTGCTTTTACCCTATTCTGGTAAGTACATGTTTGAAAACTTGGACTCCATTGTTCAAATTTTTATCTACCAAGGTAACACAAATCCAGACCTGTTAAGCTTTATGTTGTGATTAATTGAGATAAATCCAGAAGAGATGAGATGCTTCCTATTATTGATAATACGTAtggaacataaaataaaaagtagatATGGTTTGTTGGATTTTTCATTGGACATTATTGTTGTTATGTGGGGGGTATTGGTTAGTGCAAACATGTGGAAGCTATACCTACTACTTCAAAATTCAATTATGCATGTGTCTTTCAAATTAATATGTtcaaaatcatcatcatcatcattaaaaaaaaaattaagttgtTCAAAAGATAGACTTATGCATGTATATCTTGATcattttggaaaaaaagaacATTGTTGGGTCACGTGGTTTCTGTGCTCAGACATAAGAGTGTGAAATTACCGTCCAGCCccttctaaaataaaaaatctcattcaagtTGATACCTTGTATGTGTTCTCATTGACCCACCCATTGGTGTagggctacacgaccaagcaacgatctcttgcccatttttCAAATTAAGATTAAGATAAATGTATCAAGGAATTTCTGTATATCCCTTCTAAGATAGTTTTCTTTTGTCTGATACCTTGCAGAGACAAAGGAGACATAGATTCAATACAAAATTTATTCATTTCTATGCTCCATTGCAAGATAAAATAATCTTGTTAGTATCCATGTAAATGATCTTTCAAACGCAATCCGCGATAATGGAAACTCCTTGATCGAAAACCCAATTCCAATAATGCACTTCTCGAATTGAGAAAGTGGAATTGATTGACGTTCCATATTTGAACTCATTAAATCCCAATTCACATCATTATGCTTGATGAAAGGAATGAGTGAAACCCCaatagaaaaatattaaaaggaaaaaatgctttgaaaatgaacatgttcTCATGCAATAGTCATGAATTTTTAGACGGTATCGAGCTGGACAACCTATTCTTCTCAAATACCCTGATTTAACGCCAAAGAATTTCCTGCCACTATCATATTGGATTCATCTCTACTTTAATGAAGGTTGAATACTTGAAAATATTATGGTGGTGATATTCTTGTTTTTCATATGAACAATGTGAACTGATAATCTTGTACCTAACATTATAATCTTGTTACCTAAATATATCTAACATTCAACCTAGATTACATTGCCGCATAGTTTGACTATTGCATCTCAATAATAATAATCAGGTCAAAGGAAAATCTAACCTCACATTCAATTCTCGAAATGTCCCTCAAATCGCTTTAACCCTAAAATCGTAACTCAGTTGGTAAAGAttaacacctcacaattaagagatcatgagttcaactctaaTTGATGCAACATTGTCATCAATTAGAAATATCGATTGTACCCGAAGAGATGCCTTGGCATCAAACCAGATCAGCTGATCCACATGAATCCCTAGCTTAAGGAAATATCCAAGTACCAAAACCTCTGTATAAAACATCAAAGATTCAAGATACAGCAACTGTATAGAAAAGGGTGTACCaagaaaagaagtaaagaaaaagataaatacAAGCATCCCAGAAGATATGACAACCATCTCCCCAATACCACTCTACActgtaagaaagaaagaatagctTCTAACCTAAGCAGATCCCTCAATAATAATACATAGCAAGGGACAAACAAAACTGTCTCTGGACAAAACCCAGATcagtctctctctgtctttctctctaaTCTACACTCCTGGtgtagcaccatatccattcaCTCCATTCGCACCATGGTGAGATTTTTCTGTGCTTCTTGACTTCCTCCTCTTCAGAACAATAACCCAAGTAATGGCCTCCAGGATCAATGCAATGATGCCCAAAATGACAATAATACCAATGTAAGCTTTCTTCCACTTCTTCTCAGGGTCCAAAATATCAAAGCCCTTGAAGATGTTGATGATGCTGAGGATGATGACACAGTATCCAACAGAGTGATGGTATATGTTCCAGTATAGACGGAGCTTGTGTTCTTTCTTGGGCCTCAAAAGCAGGGCAAACACCTGCAAAAACCCAAATTTCTCTCTTAGAAAGCTACTCATGTATGCAAGTCTTTTTAGTTGCAGATGTTCAAAATAGAGGAGattatgtgtttgtgtttttgtACCTGAAGAGTTCCAAGAACAAAGAGGGTAATCCCAATGTTTCTGTGAGCATCATATTGAACACCAGAAGATTCACCACCAAGTTTGAGACCTGTTGCCCATCCAGCAACCCCAACTACATATGCAGAGGTTTGACAAGCAGCGTGGAGATAAAACCAGGCTGGATCTGCTGCCTTGAACACCTTCAAGTACCTTGCTGTCATGGCACCAATAGGTAATAGGATACCCCAGCTTACAGCATTCAATACTCCATGAACCTGAAGAAAGCCAAATCAGTTACATTAGAGATGGGTTTTGGGAACCAATTAATTAACAGGACTTGGGCATTCACAGAAATCAAATTTGTTCAGATCTTTAATTTGGGGACTCACGTTCTTTCTTCTGGTTTTAGAGTTTCCTCCTGAAGAAGTAGTAGTTGATCCAGACAGGAAATTCAAACTCCCTGCAGATGCAAGGTTATTTCCTGAAGTTACATGACTCTGAGGAGTATTCCCCGAAAGCGGACCATCTTGCCAGAGATGATTCACCGTGGTACTGTTCTTAGGGAGCGTCACGGTTGCATAGATGATCATTTCGTTAGTCACAAGCTGTGCTGAGATATTGGAGACAGAAAAACTCAGGCTGCTCTGCTGCAACGTTGTTCGGTAACCAGTTATGGAGGATGTGTAAGCAAGCATGGATCCATTACTGTGTTGGTAAGCAACGAGAGCCTGTGCCCCAACCATCTGCGCCGTAGATCCAGGATTGATTGCCCAAGCAACCCATCGGGATGAAGAGACTCCGGTATGTCTATAAGCAATATCGACAGTTCCGGATGATGGCTTGTAAGTCCAGTAGAGGAAAGAGTTGAGGACAGGGAGATCGCTGCACTTGCTAAAGGCTATGTTGCTACTAGAGAAGGTATAGCTTGAACACGATTGagcagaggaagagagaaacagagataGAAGAACACAAAACAACAGAACATGTTTCAAAGTTCTAGCCATGGTGGACTGGTTTCGTTGGATTTCTGTTTCTGGGTACGgggtttaaaaattaaaaagggcTCGATGATCCAGAGAGAAAAATTTGTTTAAGTACCCAGAAACACCAAGAACCAAAATTTAGTTGAGGTGAGGATTGAAACAGGAAAATTGAGGAATACCCAGATGAGATTTCAAGCCCTTTTCCTCCTAGGCAGTGAGGATTCTTGGCGAGGGATTCACAAGAAGATGTAAGAAGGGGAGAGGTGGGTTGTGAAGAAGCGTGTTGAGGGAGAATGGGTATTTAAGGAGAGAGAGTTGGAGGGGGTTGTTGACTGGTCGGGCATGGAAGGttctatattttattataactGTAGAGAGTAGAGAAAATACAGGAATTTGTAAGCTCAGAGTAGATAAACAGTAAGAGAAGGAACCCCTTTCCAACTTGGATTCCAAGATCCTAATTCCCAATTCCTGGTTCTCTTGTGctttactttttggggtttttttaaaCTAGTCGAAAAATCTTCTATTAAATAGTAGGTAACCTATCTATTGATCTTCTTGGTTAGTTCTTTCACTTTCCATTCCAGACGGCCAGAGCCCAACtactctttcctctttttccaCCTGTACTCACTTGAAGTTGAAAGCATTAAACTTTGGCCGCAGAAGTTTGACACCAGTAGTGGAAGCCAAAATTTTCAACGGCTATTTTTTCCATACGGTAGGAAACTTTGGAGTGAGGAAGACTTCCGAGTGCTCCTTAGTCCTTACTCCTTGTCTGGTCACTGGTGAGGGTTTAATTTTGTTAATACATTCTATACATATTTTTTTGTACTCAGACAACAGAATTGCGTAGGGTGGGCGTCACGGTTATAGGTATCGGTATCCATGGCTGTATCGGTCAcctacggatcggatgtaaatTAAAAGAAGTCACTTTTCGGCCATACTTCGAATCCCTATGACGATATTGATACGTATCAGTTGATATGTCAATATAATGTTGATACTTATAACAACAGGGTTCTAGCCTTTGTCCCGGGACTCGGGACTACAAGGTTATGGGTATCGGCATTGGTGTCTATACCGGTCATTGTTGATCCTAATACTGATACCAATACATTACGGATTGGTTTGTATCAAATCATATCAGTTGGTATCAGATTCAAATTTAAAAACAGTACAGTTTTTAGCGGATACTTTCGATTTATAACAATATTGATACGTATACAGCTGATATGACATGGATATCTAATCCATGCTAGCttaggaaaaaattttgctgctacattTTACCCTCCTAGGTaaatttttgtttcttgcttttttttttggttccctaAGAGAGGGATTGATACGTAGGGTGTTGATCGAGACAAATCTATACTAGTATCGGTACCAAAGGTACCAATTCCAGTATTGtgccatttagttaacgggatcAAACTTATGTCTTGATCCCGGTAATTAACGTGATGGGATGGTACCGGTTTCAAAACGGTTCTAACCATTGttaaaaaaggagaagagcttCAATGGTTCCTAACGAAATGTTCcgttattagtgttgtggattttttttatttttatgagatTTAAGGTGTCCCTTACTTTAAAAAACAAAGTAGCATACCAAACCATGAAACAATTTTTATAGTAATTGAAAAAAAGTCCATCAGTTGAAACTTCCAAGAGAGAAAATATCACCCAAATACATCAAACTAACCAGTATTTCGGTACAAGTATTGTTGGGAATCATGTCCTAGAACCatcccgtcccatttattatGGACTCGGCTCTTGTGCagtcgtggcgggagctgcacagtgcagcaccaaaaccaccccaaatacagggggggaggtggtcatttcacatgtggggcccaggtgggacccacctgtgaaatgactaccttacccttGATTTTCCTGTAGTTTAGCGGTGCTACACATATGCAGCTCCCACCACGACTGCATAAAATCTTTTTCCATTTATTATTCaataccaaaatcaaatcccaatACCGTCCCATATAATAATGAGACAATCCAATACCGAGTTTTAGTGGGATGGTTTTGAGACGGTTCTTGGT includes these proteins:
- the LOC122644054 gene encoding cytochrome b561 and DOMON domain-containing protein At5g47530-like, whose translation is MARTLKHVLLFCVLLSLFLSSSAQSCSSYTFSSSNIAFSKCSDLPVLNSFLYWTYKPSSGTVDIAYRHTGVSSSRWVAWAINPGSTAQMVGAQALVAYQHSNGSMLAYTSSITGYRTTLQQSSLSFSVSNISAQLVTNEMIIYATVTLPKNSTTVNHLWQDGPLSGNTPQSHVTSGNNLASAGSLNFLSGSTTTSSGGNSKTRRKNVHGVLNAVSWGILLPIGAMTARYLKVFKAADPAWFYLHAACQTSAYVVGVAGWATGLKLGGESSGVQYDAHRNIGITLFVLGTLQVFALLLRPKKEHKLRLYWNIYHHSVGYCVIILSIINIFKGFDILDPEKKWKKAYIGIIVILGIIALILEAITWVIVLKRRKSRSTEKSHHGANGVNGYGATPGV